One Elusimicrobiota bacterium DNA window includes the following coding sequences:
- the trpS gene encoding tryptophan--tRNA ligase has protein sequence MENEKKKIVVSGMRPTGRLHLGNYWGALKNWVDLQEKYDCFFFVADWHVLTTATEKTEAIRENARLMVIDWLAAGLDPRKCVFFRQSEIKEHAELYLLLSMVTPVSWLLRNPTFKETLLELHKQKYKGQEDKAKAVEGASKKLLEAHSGVEEDLAVTSELSTYGFLGYPVLMAVDIVMYGADFVPVGKDQLPHLELTREIARKFNRVFGTGLLKEPGALLTPSPMVPGLDGRKMSKSYNNSIELGEAPKSVEAKIKRMFTDPLKIKVNDKGHPEGCVVFAFHKIYNPLFAARETECRGGAIGCGACKKHLFELMSPSLEAFAARRAAYEENPDKVDALLSAGSAKARAAAAAALARINGTLKL, from the coding sequence ATGGAAAATGAAAAGAAAAAAATAGTGGTTTCAGGCATGCGCCCCACAGGACGCCTTCATTTGGGCAATTACTGGGGCGCCCTGAAGAACTGGGTGGACCTCCAGGAAAAATACGATTGTTTTTTCTTCGTAGCGGACTGGCACGTGCTTACCACCGCGACCGAGAAAACCGAAGCTATCAGGGAAAACGCCCGCCTGATGGTGATCGACTGGCTGGCGGCCGGGCTTGACCCCCGGAAGTGCGTGTTTTTCAGGCAGTCCGAGATAAAAGAGCATGCCGAGCTTTACCTGCTTCTTTCCATGGTAACCCCGGTCAGCTGGCTTTTACGCAACCCCACTTTCAAGGAAACGCTGCTTGAGCTTCACAAGCAAAAATACAAAGGCCAGGAGGACAAGGCGAAAGCGGTTGAAGGCGCGTCAAAAAAACTGTTGGAGGCCCACTCCGGGGTCGAAGAGGATCTGGCCGTAACCTCCGAACTGTCCACTTACGGCTTTTTGGGCTATCCCGTTCTTATGGCGGTTGACATCGTTATGTACGGGGCCGATTTCGTGCCGGTAGGAAAGGACCAGCTGCCCCATCTTGAACTTACAAGGGAAATAGCCCGTAAGTTCAACCGCGTTTTCGGCACGGGCCTGCTTAAAGAGCCGGGCGCGCTTTTGACCCCGTCGCCTATGGTGCCGGGCCTGGACGGCCGCAAGATGTCCAAGTCCTACAATAATTCAATAGAACTAGGCGAAGCGCCTAAATCCGTTGAGGCTAAAATAAAACGGATGTTTACCGACCCGCTCAAAATTAAAGTGAACGACAAAGGGCACCCTGAGGGCTGCGTGGTATTCGCTTTCCATAAAATCTACAATCCGCTCTTCGCCGCACGCGAAACTGAATGTCGCGGAGGCGCGATAGGCTGCGGCGCCTGCAAGAAACATCTTTTTGAGCTTATGTCCCCAAGCCTTGAAGCTTTCGCCGCGCGCCGAGCGGCTTACGAGGAAAACCCCGACAAAGTGGACGCTCTGCTGTCTGCCGGCTCGGCCAAAGCCCGCGCAGCAGCGGCCGCGGCGCTTGCACGTATAAACGGAACTCTTAAATTATGA
- the scpB gene encoding SMC-Scp complex subunit ScpB gives MEDTELKKALETLLFIADHPLPVESLAQLCEVKNQERVKALLDELKAVYDGEERALQVMQVAGGWQMSTRPAYSLWVRKLYHNKMTVRLTQAAVETLCIIAYKQPLTRAEIEAIRGVEVIGPLDTLTERRLITVVGRRETTGRPILYGTTTEFLRQFGLNTLSDLPKLENFTVENPAASAQATAVELVEEESAAALEAAQSAKETADGLSAGEENQAVKPEAAAAPEPVEAVQNTENTAEKDKGSNQ, from the coding sequence ATGGAAGACACTGAACTGAAAAAAGCGCTTGAAACTTTGCTTTTTATCGCGGACCATCCCCTGCCTGTTGAAAGTCTGGCACAGCTTTGTGAGGTAAAAAATCAGGAGCGCGTTAAAGCGCTGTTGGATGAGCTGAAGGCGGTTTACGACGGTGAGGAAAGGGCGCTGCAGGTTATGCAGGTGGCCGGCGGCTGGCAGATGTCCACCAGACCCGCCTACAGCCTGTGGGTGAGAAAACTCTACCACAATAAAATGACCGTTCGCCTTACGCAGGCGGCGGTGGAAACGCTTTGTATCATAGCTTACAAGCAGCCGCTCACCCGCGCGGAAATAGAGGCCATAAGGGGTGTTGAAGTAATAGGCCCGCTGGACACTCTTACCGAGCGCAGGCTGATTACCGTGGTCGGCAGGAGGGAGACCACGGGCCGCCCCATACTTTACGGCACCACCACCGAATTCCTGCGGCAGTTCGGGCTTAATACGCTTTCCGATTTGCCGAAACTTGAAAATTTCACCGTTGAAAATCCGGCGGCCTCTGCCCAGGCCACGGCGGTGGAACTGGTGGAAGAAGAATCCGCCGCGGCTCTTGAAGCGGCTCAGTCCGCCAAAGAAACCGCCGACGGCCTGAGCGCCGGAGAAGAAAATCAAGCCGTTAAGCCGGAAGCCGCTGCCGCTCCGGAGCCTGTTGAAGCGGTACAGAACACTGAAAACACCGCAGAAAAGGATAAAGGGAGTAACCAGTAA
- the galT gene encoding galactose-1-phosphate uridylyltransferase, with translation MPEIRKDPVFGRWVIIASERGLRPNEFLTASEAGDYKCPFCPGNERLTPPAVYSLPSTGGDWRLRVVPNKYPALVSGGVGGEQPDGIYYRMDGIGSHEVLIENTRHGLRLEEMEVEAIADVLRAFILRTREIKKDPGVKYVMIFKNHGRNAGASLAHPHSQIIVLPMVPIRLVEEIDGAKNYLEKKGACVFCDIIKEETRVKNRVLDENEHFLAIEPYASRFSFETWLLPKKHLSHFEAMPDALVLDLAAILKGTLGKLYATLPDFSYNLVVHSMPVQEPQAAHYHWHIEIMPKLSQVAGFEWGTGFYINTVSPEDAADMLNTGKKFKI, from the coding sequence ATGCCTGAAATAAGAAAAGACCCGGTTTTCGGCCGTTGGGTGATAATAGCTTCAGAGCGCGGATTGAGGCCTAATGAGTTCCTGACCGCTTCCGAAGCCGGCGACTACAAATGCCCTTTCTGCCCGGGCAATGAGCGTCTTACCCCTCCGGCGGTCTATTCGCTCCCTTCTACGGGCGGCGACTGGCGGTTGAGGGTGGTGCCTAACAAGTATCCGGCCCTGGTTTCCGGCGGTGTGGGAGGGGAGCAGCCGGACGGAATTTATTATCGCATGGACGGCATCGGCTCTCATGAGGTGCTTATAGAAAATACGCGCCATGGCCTGCGCCTTGAGGAAATGGAGGTTGAGGCCATAGCCGATGTCCTCAGGGCCTTTATCCTGAGAACGCGCGAAATAAAAAAAGACCCCGGTGTGAAGTATGTGATGATCTTTAAAAACCACGGCAGGAACGCCGGAGCCAGCCTCGCGCATCCGCATTCGCAGATAATAGTTCTGCCCATGGTTCCCATAAGGCTGGTGGAAGAAATAGACGGAGCTAAAAATTATCTTGAAAAAAAAGGCGCCTGCGTGTTCTGTGATATTATAAAAGAGGAAACCCGCGTTAAGAACAGGGTGTTGGATGAAAACGAGCATTTCCTGGCCATAGAGCCGTACGCCAGCAGGTTTTCTTTTGAAACCTGGCTGCTGCCAAAAAAACACCTGAGCCATTTCGAAGCTATGCCGGATGCGCTTGTTTTGGACCTAGCCGCTATTTTAAAAGGCACCCTGGGCAAGCTTTACGCAACGCTTCCTGATTTTTCCTATAACCTGGTAGTTCATTCCATGCCGGTCCAGGAGCCGCAGGCGGCTCACTATCACTGGCATATTGAGATAATGCCCAAATTAAGCCAGGTGGCGGGCTTTGAATGGGGCACCGGTTTCTACATAAACACGGTTTCCCCGGAAGACGCGGCCGACATGCTGAATACAGGGAAGAAGTTTAAAATTTAG
- a CDS encoding nucleotide sugar dehydrogenase: MKELENAIKTRRFKVGIIGMGYVGLPLAVEFAKGGFETTGFEVDPKKVKAIARGVSYIGDITSGEVRALSKAGKLKASLDFSGLKKMDAVIVCVPTPLRKSKDPDVSYIVSAALQIKKYLRKKQIIILESTTYPGTTKDLVSPILEETGLKAGRDFYLAFSPERVDPGNSKYGIKNTPKVVGGLTKTCTRLAGLLYGQVIDTVIEVSSTEAAELVKLLENTFRAVNIAMMNEMALMCHKLGLDVWEVIKAASSKPFGFMPFYPGPGIGGHCIPLDPHYLGWKMKTLNFEPRFIELAGVINSSMPEHVVARLGELLNLKGKALSRSKILMIGMSYKPDISDPRESPAKDVFTLLRRTGARTDYHDPFVPNINIEGGLYRSKPLTAKTLGAYDCVLIITPHSAIDYPKLVKNSKLVFDTRNATKGLKGSNLYRL, from the coding sequence ATGAAAGAATTGGAAAATGCAATAAAAACCAGGCGCTTTAAAGTCGGCATCATAGGCATGGGCTATGTCGGCCTGCCGCTGGCGGTGGAATTTGCCAAAGGCGGCTTTGAAACCACCGGTTTTGAAGTGGATCCCAAAAAAGTTAAAGCCATCGCCAGGGGCGTTTCCTATATAGGCGATATCACCTCAGGCGAAGTGCGCGCGCTTTCAAAAGCGGGAAAGCTTAAAGCCAGCCTGGATTTTTCCGGGCTGAAAAAAATGGACGCGGTGATAGTCTGCGTTCCCACCCCTTTAAGGAAAAGTAAAGACCCTGATGTCTCCTATATCGTGTCGGCCGCCCTGCAGATAAAAAAATACCTGCGCAAAAAACAGATCATCATCCTTGAAAGCACCACTTACCCCGGTACCACCAAGGACCTGGTCAGCCCCATTCTTGAAGAAACCGGCCTTAAGGCCGGCAGGGATTTTTATCTGGCCTTCTCACCCGAACGCGTGGACCCCGGCAATTCCAAATACGGAATAAAGAACACCCCGAAAGTGGTGGGCGGGCTTACCAAAACCTGTACCAGGCTTGCCGGACTGCTTTACGGCCAGGTAATAGACACTGTGATAGAGGTTTCAAGCACGGAAGCAGCGGAACTGGTAAAACTGCTTGAAAATACTTTCCGCGCGGTAAACATCGCCATGATGAATGAAATGGCCCTTATGTGCCACAAGCTGGGCCTGGACGTGTGGGAAGTGATAAAAGCGGCTTCTTCAAAACCCTTCGGGTTCATGCCCTTTTACCCGGGCCCCGGCATCGGCGGGCACTGCATTCCGCTTGACCCGCATTATCTGGGCTGGAAAATGAAAACCCTTAATTTTGAACCGCGTTTCATAGAGCTCGCGGGTGTTATAAATTCTTCTATGCCGGAGCATGTGGTGGCGCGGCTGGGTGAACTTCTTAATTTAAAGGGCAAAGCGCTCAGCAGGTCTAAAATCCTTATGATAGGCATGTCCTACAAGCCGGATATCTCGGACCCGCGCGAATCCCCCGCCAAAGACGTGTTCACACTGCTACGGCGCACCGGCGCCAGAACGGACTATCACGACCCTTTTGTTCCGAATATAAACATAGAGGGCGGCCTTTACCGTTCAAAGCCCCTCACCGCAAAAACGCTGGGAGCCTATGATTGCGTGCTTATAATAACCCCTCACTCAGCCATTGATTACCCCAAACTGGTCAAAAACTCAAAACTGGTTTTTGACACCAGGAACGCGACAAAAGGGCTTAAAGGAAGTAATCTTTACCGTCTATGA
- a CDS encoding ATP-binding protein, with amino-acid sequence MTENKDARLLWIGFLKAFTRALVQINLYKPDSPQARQALDEGQALLAKITAGSPGGKFSLTLDNNKLIVNGSPLLTADKLPNSLKNLFSNFHIQTLSFLDEVSKDDLLALCQMQALEIDPVAYLKERGVKKISVSPAVYVQGDKAAAETAANPARSARGQAQFEPLGKMLAGQNLENSLATLAARAIPNAGERRVITELLVKKLKDEIETNVSKAVEGIRHEKKKIENDIARAETVISNIAEGVVVVDKDGKILMMNPQAETISGKTLSELSGKKIFDVTQLENLVLSLAKEIGSENNGDISKDLERKGKKELGETIKNATAIIQNEDGKIVGSVSVATDSAKLKQVEQMQRDFMANMTHELRSPLTSIHMALKLLAGESRLEDSTKTILNTAIRNSERLNSVITDILDFSKLQSGKLTFHPEDVPAGEIIKEAADAMKAWAVSKGVSLTAIPEPELGRVYADKRRTVQIMLNLISNSIKFTPAGGKIEISADSGKEALAGFIFFSVKDTGCGIKKEDQDKVFEKFVQVAAGGNVGGTGLGLAITKAMTVMQGGTITIESGSGRGATFRVGLPVYRSQPIHQITEPKKTKEGKALWRKVLGL; translated from the coding sequence ATGACAGAAAATAAAGACGCGCGCCTGCTTTGGATCGGGTTTCTTAAAGCTTTCACAAGGGCGCTGGTGCAGATAAACCTTTATAAGCCGGACTCCCCGCAGGCGCGGCAGGCCCTGGACGAAGGACAGGCGCTCCTTGCAAAAATAACAGCCGGCTCGCCGGGAGGCAAATTTTCCCTTACCCTTGATAACAACAAGCTTATAGTCAACGGCTCCCCGCTTTTGACAGCCGACAAGCTGCCCAATTCCCTGAAGAACCTTTTTTCGAACTTCCACATTCAAACGCTCTCTTTCCTGGACGAAGTCTCCAAAGATGATCTGCTCGCTCTCTGCCAGATGCAGGCCTTGGAAATTGACCCCGTCGCCTACCTTAAAGAGCGCGGGGTGAAGAAAATATCAGTCAGTCCGGCGGTTTACGTGCAGGGTGACAAAGCCGCGGCGGAAACCGCGGCAAACCCGGCACGGAGCGCGAGGGGGCAGGCTCAATTTGAGCCGCTGGGCAAAATGCTGGCCGGCCAGAACCTTGAAAATTCCCTGGCCACACTGGCGGCCAGGGCGATTCCCAACGCCGGGGAACGGCGCGTCATAACGGAACTGCTGGTTAAAAAATTAAAGGATGAGATCGAGACCAATGTTTCAAAGGCTGTTGAAGGAATAAGACATGAGAAAAAGAAAATAGAAAACGACATAGCCCGCGCCGAGACCGTAATCTCAAACATTGCCGAAGGCGTGGTGGTCGTGGACAAGGACGGCAAGATTTTAATGATGAACCCGCAGGCGGAGACCATTTCAGGCAAAACGCTTTCCGAACTTTCCGGCAAGAAAATTTTTGACGTCACCCAGCTTGAAAACCTGGTCCTGTCGCTCGCCAAAGAAATAGGAAGCGAAAACAACGGAGATATTTCAAAAGACCTCGAACGAAAAGGCAAAAAAGAACTGGGCGAAACCATAAAGAACGCCACCGCCATCATACAAAATGAGGACGGCAAAATAGTGGGTTCCGTTTCGGTCGCGACCGACTCGGCAAAATTAAAACAGGTGGAACAGATGCAGCGGGATTTTATGGCCAACATGACGCACGAACTGCGCTCGCCGCTGACCTCCATACACATGGCGCTTAAGCTGCTTGCCGGGGAAAGCAGGCTTGAAGACTCCACTAAAACCATACTTAACACCGCCATACGCAACTCGGAGCGCCTCAATTCCGTCATCACCGATATACTTGATTTCTCCAAACTGCAGTCGGGCAAACTGACTTTCCATCCCGAGGACGTGCCCGCCGGAGAAATAATCAAAGAGGCGGCGGACGCCATGAAAGCCTGGGCCGTTTCAAAGGGCGTAAGTCTTACGGCAATCCCCGAGCCGGAACTGGGCCGTGTTTACGCCGACAAACGCCGCACAGTGCAGATAATGCTAAATCTTATTTCAAATTCCATTAAATTCACTCCGGCCGGCGGCAAAATAGAGATAAGCGCCGACTCGGGCAAGGAAGCCCTTGCCGGCTTTATTTTCTTTTCCGTGAAAGATACCGGCTGCGGCATAAAAAAAGAAGACCAGGATAAAGTTTTTGAAAAATTCGTGCAGGTGGCCGCCGGGGGAAATGTGGGCGGCACCGGCCTTGGGCTTGCCATCACAAAGGCTATGACGGTAATGCAGGGGGGTACGATAACGATTGAAAGCGGATCGGGCAGGGGAGCCACTTTCCGCGTGGGTCTGCCGGTATACCGCAGTCAGCCGATACACCAAATTACAGAACCCAAAAAAACAAAAGAGGGAAAAGCCTTATGGAGAAAAGTGCTGGGACTATAG
- a CDS encoding segregation/condensation protein A: MNELDIHIEVFEGPLDLLMHLIRKNNLDIYDIPISQITKEYLSYLEVIKTLNLEVAGEFLVMATTLMQIKAKMLLPAREMPGEEGTGPDPRGALVSMLEEYQRYKEASKDMSQRFARYKDVFYRGSPVFTSEEKFLELDFYSLIDAVKRAFERVEGSEEVEADRFPIESRVEKVLNMLEGREWLLLDDIFAGETHKLGVITCFIAMLELIKQRKIIVSQDDVCGEVRVYPAPEPVAEKMP, from the coding sequence ATGAACGAACTTGATATCCATATCGAGGTTTTTGAAGGCCCGTTGGATTTGCTGATGCATCTTATACGAAAGAACAATCTGGATATCTACGATATTCCCATTTCCCAGATAACCAAAGAGTATCTGTCCTACCTGGAAGTGATAAAGACGCTGAATCTGGAGGTGGCCGGGGAATTTCTGGTAATGGCCACGACCCTCATGCAGATAAAGGCCAAAATGCTCTTGCCCGCCAGGGAAATGCCCGGAGAGGAAGGCACAGGCCCCGACCCGAGAGGAGCCCTGGTTTCCATGCTTGAGGAATACCAGCGTTACAAGGAAGCCTCAAAGGATATGTCGCAGCGTTTCGCGCGCTACAAGGATGTTTTCTACCGCGGTTCCCCCGTGTTTACAAGTGAGGAAAAATTTCTGGAACTGGATTTTTACTCGCTTATCGACGCCGTAAAGCGCGCCTTTGAGAGGGTTGAGGGCTCGGAAGAAGTTGAGGCGGACCGTTTCCCGATAGAATCGCGCGTGGAAAAAGTGCTGAATATGCTTGAGGGCCGCGAGTGGCTGCTGCTGGATGATATTTTTGCCGGCGAAACGCATAAACTCGGCGTAATTACCTGTTTTATAGCCATGCTTGAGCTGATAAAACAGCGTAAAATAATCGTTTCCCAGGATGACGTTTGCGGCGAAGTGCGGGTTTACCCGGCGCCTGAGCCGGTGGCAGAAAAAATGCCATAA
- a CDS encoding site-2 protease family protein: MEWILQAPVLFFSVIFHEFAHGFTAYRKGDDTAYLSGRLTLNPLPHIDIMGTVVMPAICAMSHFPIIGWAKPVPVNPYRMGRPRHDMALVALSGPSANILLAMLSFVLWKIFALGFLGADLTFTLLKALQFGVIINLALALFNLIPVYPLDGSNIMLGWLTGRWLENYEKHLPYGMYIILALVLTGMVQHIIWPPISLALTALSWLGFVPMPF; this comes from the coding sequence ATGGAATGGATTTTACAGGCTCCGGTGCTTTTCTTTTCCGTGATCTTTCACGAATTCGCCCACGGCTTTACCGCTTACAGAAAAGGGGACGATACCGCGTACTTATCCGGCAGGCTTACCTTAAATCCCCTGCCCCATATAGATATCATGGGCACGGTGGTAATGCCGGCCATTTGCGCGATGTCGCACTTCCCCATTATAGGCTGGGCAAAGCCCGTACCTGTAAACCCGTATCGTATGGGGCGCCCGCGCCATGACATGGCATTGGTGGCTTTAAGCGGTCCGTCAGCCAACATCCTTCTGGCGATGCTTTCTTTTGTATTATGGAAAATATTTGCTCTGGGCTTTTTGGGCGCGGATCTGACTTTCACGCTTTTAAAGGCTTTACAGTTCGGAGTAATTATAAATCTGGCGCTCGCGCTTTTCAACCTTATTCCGGTATATCCGCTGGACGGCAGCAATATAATGCTCGGCTGGCTTACCGGGCGCTGGCTTGAAAATTACGAAAAGCACCTCCCCTATGGAATGTATATAATACTCGCCCTTGTGCTTACGGGGATGGTGCAACACATCATATGGCCTCCCATTTCGCTCGCTCTTACCGCACTGAGCTGGCTTGGGTTTGTGCCTATGCCATTTTAA
- a CDS encoding carboxypeptidase M32, with product MENKFKELRRIYEEVAAISSANAVIQWDQQVYMPPGGAGARARAISALEEITHRKFTSPDTGRLISQTFDWAQSKGNDSFEAGYLRAIKRDYDKAVKLPPEFVAEMSRESSLGIEAWTKAKKESDFSFFSPNLEKILDLNIRKAELLGFEESPYDALLDLYEPGLKKSALVPLFSKLAAGLKPVIKEISSRKGRVSNAMLKGGFDEDTQLELVNEVTAALGYDFKRGRQDRSAHPFTTDFSIDDVRITTHTQRDYLGAVLYGSIHECGHALYGQGITREFEFTPLSGGASLGVHESQSRFWENIIGRSEPFCRWLLPVLAEYFPGNFAKASPEELYKAVNMAEPSLVRIEADEVTYNLHIMLRFEVETLLLEKKLKVKDAPELWNEKMREYFGLTPENDAHGVLQDIHWAYGMMGYFPTYAIGNLLSAQLFNKISADIPGAGDLIEKGDFKPVLGWLRKNIHAHGRKYLPEELVKNALNDKLRVEPFLDYIRNKYSKIYGF from the coding sequence ATGGAAAACAAATTCAAGGAACTGCGCCGGATATACGAAGAAGTGGCGGCCATAAGCTCAGCCAACGCCGTCATCCAGTGGGACCAGCAGGTTTATATGCCGCCCGGCGGCGCGGGAGCCAGAGCCCGGGCCATAAGCGCCCTTGAAGAAATTACCCACCGCAAGTTCACCTCCCCAGACACAGGCCGCCTGATTAGCCAAACCTTCGACTGGGCCCAAAGCAAGGGCAATGATTCATTTGAAGCCGGCTATCTGCGCGCCATAAAGCGCGATTACGACAAAGCCGTAAAATTGCCGCCGGAATTTGTGGCCGAGATGTCCAGGGAGTCCTCGCTTGGAATAGAAGCCTGGACCAAGGCGAAGAAAGAATCCGATTTTTCATTTTTTTCCCCCAACCTTGAGAAAATACTCGACCTGAATATAAGAAAAGCCGAGCTGCTGGGTTTTGAAGAGTCTCCCTACGACGCCTTGCTTGACCTCTACGAGCCTGGCTTAAAAAAGTCGGCCCTGGTACCGCTGTTTTCCAAACTTGCCGCGGGGCTTAAACCTGTTATAAAGGAAATCAGCTCACGGAAAGGCCGGGTGTCGAACGCAATGCTCAAAGGCGGCTTTGACGAAGACACTCAGCTTGAACTGGTAAACGAGGTGACGGCCGCCCTCGGCTACGATTTCAAGCGCGGCAGGCAGGACCGTTCCGCCCACCCCTTCACCACCGATTTCTCAATTGACGATGTGCGCATCACCACCCACACCCAGCGCGATTATCTTGGCGCGGTTCTTTACGGTTCTATTCATGAATGCGGCCACGCGCTTTACGGCCAGGGCATAACGCGCGAGTTCGAATTTACCCCGCTTTCAGGCGGCGCGTCTTTGGGCGTGCATGAATCGCAGTCGCGATTCTGGGAAAATATAATAGGCCGCAGTGAGCCTTTCTGCCGCTGGCTGTTGCCCGTTTTAGCCGAATATTTCCCCGGGAATTTTGCCAAGGCTTCCCCGGAAGAACTTTACAAGGCCGTAAACATGGCCGAACCCTCGCTTGTGCGCATTGAAGCCGATGAGGTGACCTATAACCTGCATATAATGCTGCGCTTTGAGGTGGAAACGCTGCTGCTTGAAAAAAAGCTGAAGGTAAAAGACGCGCCGGAACTGTGGAACGAAAAAATGCGCGAGTATTTCGGCCTTACTCCCGAAAACGACGCGCACGGCGTGCTGCAGGACATCCACTGGGCGTACGGCATGATGGGATACTTCCCGACTTACGCCATCGGCAATCTGCTCTCCGCACAGCTTTTCAATAAGATCTCGGCGGATATACCCGGCGCCGGCGATCTGATCGAAAAGGGCGATTTCAAACCCGTGCTCGGCTGGCTTAGAAAGAACATTCACGCGCACGGCCGGAAGTACCTGCCTGAGGAACTGGTAAAAAACGCTTTAAACGACAAGTTGCGCGTTGAACCTTTCCTTGATTACATCAGGAACAAATATTCAAAAATATACGGGTTTTAG